From Arachis hypogaea cultivar Tifrunner chromosome 3, arahy.Tifrunner.gnm2.J5K5, whole genome shotgun sequence:
CAATAAGAGATTTGAAGCCACAAATTGGGGTAATGGTGTATCTACTGTAGCCTGCTTCATGGATGAGCTTGTCCcattccttcttctctctttccttTCCATTGAACATTGCCAACATCACCAAATCATAATCCAGTTTCAGCTCAATCAATTCCTTATCATCGCTGGTTTCATCGATGGATATGTCTATGATTATCaccttcccttctttccctcttTCCGAAATAGCTTCCTTGCTGTTCTTCAATATCTTCAAGGCCTGCTCATCATTCCAGTCATGTAAAATCCACtgaaaaccaaaccaaatcaaAAACCATTAGATCAGACTACATCATCAATTAATTAGCTAGTTACCAATTAATGGCGACAGAATCATGAAGATACCTTGAGTAAGACTGCATCAGCAGAAGGGATCGATTTGAACATGTCACCGGCAACAAAGTTCAAATTCCCATCTCCTTTGAGGTTACCAACAACCTCCGGCTGGTCGAAAACGGTGCACTTCAACTGCGGAAACTCTTGATGAATAAGCTTGGAGACACCACCAGTACCACCACCAACATCAACAATGGAGCCGAGATTCTCAAACACGTGCCTGCACTCCTTGAGCGCAATCTTGAACATGTATGAATCAGCAGCCATGGCGTCCTGGAACATGGCGATGCAGTCAGGGTTGTTGTTGAGAAAATCCCAGAAGCTCTGTCCTCCAGAAGAGGTCTCATGCATGGTTTGTTCCTTGTCCTCAGTGAACCACTTCTCGGAAGAGTGCCACATGTTAAGGGAGCTCCAATGGAGTGATCCCTTCACGACGGGCGAAAGATTCGTTGGTTTGCTCTTGATGAGAAGCTTGGAGGGAGGGGTGAGAGCGTaagcgtcttcttcttcttgtccTTCTAGAAGCTTGGTCTTGGCGAAGAAACCATTGTGTGTTAGGAGGCGGAGGAAACGGTGGAGGGCGCCGACTTTGGAAGGGTGGAGGTTGAGCTTAGAGGCTAAGTGAGAGAGAGTGAGGGGTTTACCGTGGTTGTGGATGACGTCAGCAACGCCTAACTCCATAACAGCCTTGAGAGCCATGGAGCTAACCCAGTTGTAGACATGCTTGTACAAGTGGATCTGTGCGTGGTACAATTCACTCTCTTCACTGCTGCTAGTGCCGTTGGAGTTAGCACTCAAATCCATAATTGTTTGTTAGCTATGTATGTATGGAGTATGGAGTGTGAAGAATAAAGTGTTATATAAGAAagctttttatttaagaaagacgGTTGTTGTTTTTGTCGTCGTCTCAAGTGTGAGGCAGTGCAGGGTAAAGTGGGTGGGTGGAGTTGAGCGAGGACAGGGGTAGGTGAGGCTGTTTTACTTGTTTATGTTCAGGCAGGTTAACCGAAttttatttcttgtcattttctgtttaatttgaCGAGTATTACAAACAAagctaaataaatatatatatatatatatatatatatatatatatatatatatatatatatataaagtatactTAACGAACAATTTTTTTTGAACAATTTCTCTATTTTTATTGCCATCTTCAAAACCTTACTTTTGATTCATAGTTaataattaagttttgaaaaaatatagataaccaataatatttttgaacCATGTGAATTAATaaagttaaaagagtaaattaattttaaatttaattagtaacatTAAATTAGAGTGTAGTCAGGGACGAACATACATGTGGCGAGTGGAGGCCTCGACTCCTcaagtttttttgaaaaaaattaatagtagtcagttattaagtatgatttaattttttaaaaaaattatttaatatttagtctagtataaataaaggtaaagtatactttttgttcctatagtttgataaaaattttaaaaaatttgcataaaaaatatctctttgacggctaatttttcaaaaaatttaaggccgattcaacaacaatttcataagaacaacttcTCAACACAATCaatcataattttcatgtattattgttagattggttttaaattttttaaaaatttagccgtcgaagatatatttgatgcaaattgaaaacttttgggacaaaattgaaacaaaataaaatttagggatatttttaaaacttttgtcaaactttacgaacaaaaagtatactttgtcctataaataatagtataatccaacctaaatattaatgatttgattgatttctaatatctaaaaaataagtaacaatataaaaaaatatgaaaaagatattattactaatattttttaattaaataaaatttttcaaattccataaagtaaattctttttttttgtgcttgtcttttttgattcatttggtattaattctctctgttttaACTATTACAAATGAAATATCTTTTTtagctatgaatattgtgaagaatgaatcagaaacaaaatgaaagataaatttcttgttaattatcttttacttatatattgaaaaaaattgttgaaaaatttgACACAGATTCTATTTTCGATGAATTTTATAATACCAAGAATCGACTATTTTATTAGTAAAAAGTACACACATATTTTTtgcactttaaaatatattctctattggtatatttttataatacatcttgcattatataattttttgcataattttttaatattatatatatcattggcctcttataataatatttctggatccgtccATGAATGTAGTGTATATATTTGATTGATGGTTGTTCATATTATTTAAGATAGTCATTATTTACCTAACACTCCCCATAAATATATTCGttgattttttttcttgcatgaatatattttacaattaaaaaaatatattaatataaaataataaaaggttcattttcaaaagtattttatttatttttaatataattaaatataattttttttacatataattttaaacaATTATTCAACTATCTCTTATTCGATTATATAAGTAAAAGAGGTAAAACAGATAAAGAAGAGGTCATAATGAGAAGAGATACACAATTATAAAGAGCTACTAATTAATAGAAaacaataacaaagaaaaagagtaagtattgtgtgcaatgtgagttttttttttgttatttttttaatttttctttgtgctctttatatattttttattgtgactggtgattaaaaatttttcttcttcttgtactTAATGTactttctattctttcttttgaaCCTTTGAACCgattatttttgaattaatagCTAAATTTATTCCTCAAAAatcacttattttttaaattagttctcaaataatttttttgtcatattagtccttgaaaaaaaaaacgtAAGTTAAATTGATCTTTTCGTTAGTTAAATGATGACGTGGTAGATTAATGTCACGTGTTATAAGATAATTAATTGACGTGTTAGGTCAGCGACACCTGCCACGTCACGTGTTACTTGACATGTAAACAAATTATTCTTAATCAAAATAGTTTCTAAAAGTCTAGAcgtaatttattttcattcttgaaattttaaaaattaattaaattagtccttatataaatttttttatttttttatgatattctttaaaatatttttaatagtattaattttaatattattttttaaattttaataaataaaattctctttaaataaaataataaaaataattaaattattataatgttattttattttttgtattttaaaattttttattttaaaattataatttttatagtaaaataattttatttaaactaatttatcaaattattttaattatatatttgactaaatataAAACTTATTTAAACTTGAAAGACTCTTCCATTGGAGTTACTTTAATGAGAAGAGAAAATGGGTGACAATGTGACATGAGGTGCACGCAGCAGTCAAGTCAATAGCAGGCCTCAATCGCTCAATGACTTAATTAGTGAATTGTGGCATTATTATTCAACAAAATCCACTAAGTCAAAGGAATGGaataaacaataataacaacatacATTTATTTCATTTGaatagaatgaatgaatgaattgaatggatatactttttttttaagttgaatttaattaaatgaAAAAGTCTAGATAATTAATTCTCATTTCagtcaattttttaataaattagtcgattttataacaaaaaattttaaaatttaataaaaaaataaacattaataattgaaaaaaatttaaaatttaacaaaaaaattaaaatataacaaaaaaatttacaaattattaaaaaatatccaaaactttaaaaatattttaaattattaaaaaaatctaaatttgcAATAAGTTATGACTGGAGGCAAGAACATTGTATTCATTGACGAGAGATAATTTTTGCGGAAATTAATTTAGTTATGCAGCCAAAGTTGGTGCTGGACCGCGTTATGAAGAGGAGGAGAGCTTTACATGCGTATAGTGTCAGTTCACATATAAATCGGACTGAGGGACTGCCATAAGCAAATCGGACTGAGGGACTTGTGGTAACCATGCGGACCGTTCGATTTGTGCAAGAGTTCTCCACAACTCGTTaagtgaaaataaatttttttttattcttccacaATTCGAACCCAGCGAGTTGCTCACCCCAACTCCAAGTTTTCGTTAACAAAGAAAAACGGACCATGCAATTACTATCAaggaatataaaaataaactttcTGCATGTGCAAGTCGCAGGGTCTGATTTCCTTCATGTTAATTTCGTCTCTCCTCTCCATGCAAAACGAATCCTCCGATTTGCTCAAGAAAAGCTAAAAAAGGAAATCGTTGGGTCCGATTTCTTATCAACAACTCCGACTAAAAAAGCTGTCCCACATATTGGTCTAACTCCTCCTCATCCCATAACCTAAGACAACACACCCACCACTTCCAAACATTCAATaacgaaaaaaattataattattaaaaaaaacattcaaaatttctgTTTGTTATAGaattaaactacttttataaaaaattatacgaGACAATAATTTTTGTCAACTAAAAATAATAGAGTTTTtaggttaaaaaatattaaataataaattttttagctattatttttatgtgaaataatttaattttttactaataattaagtttaattatcattatctaaaacttaaaaaaatttaatgtgtatacttttatatttgattaagtATTAAGTCTGTtgtacaaataaaataattaatttttatgcttattatttaaaaataataaaatatactttttatccctaaaatttgacaaaagttttaaaaatatctctaaattttatcttgtttcaattttgtcctaaaaattttcgatttgcattaaatatatcTTTGAcagttaaattttcaaaaaatttaagaccaattcaataaTAATGGATGACGattatgtttgatttgcttgtTTTGAaggttatttttatgaaattgtagttaaattagtcttaaattttttgaaaaattagtcatTAGGGGTAtctttgatgcaaataaaaaatttgagggacaaaattgaaacaaaataaaacttagagatatttttaaaatgggtaaagtatattttttgtccttgatGTTtgctaaaagtttcaaaaatatccctaagttttaatttgtttcaatttcatCCCTTaagttttcgatttgtatcaattttatccttataattaatttttttataattaatcttTTTCTTTCCAATTATACCCCTCTCCTATCCCATCATCTTCTTCGTCATCATCTCTCTCTCTTCTGTCTTCACCATGAgctccaccaccaccatcatcaaaCAACTACTATCAACTTCCTTCTCCATCCATACCTCTCTTTTTCCTTCGACTATCTATCACGACCATTATGTAAGAGTACTCATTCAATTGAACTTAACATTAAGGATCATTTCTTTTCAAGTTCCCATAGAATATGAAGAGTACTCATTCAATTGGAATAAgcattattttatcttttctaattCATGCTCTGTCCTCATGGCTACTGGTAGAGTCAATTACAAAACTGcaaaaataaatgtaatattcCACCACCACAAGCCAcaataatatttatctttgtcAACGTTCAAACTCAAATTTGTACCCATCAATGACCATTtcataagaaattttttttcattgatttgaaCTAAAAATTgacatgaaattttgaaaaaccaTACCAACTCCACGACTTTCCCTAACCCTATTGCTCCTCACAGAACGCGAAATCCTCCTCGAAGCTCCGTTTGGCTTTAGTGCTCCTAATCCTATTTCATCTCCGTTCATCTCCTCGGACCTCCTCTGAACGAATGTGACCACTTCAGATCGATGAGTCCCGATTTGGCGAGCCACGCGAATTCTTCGACAAAGTAATAGACTCCCTTGCTGTCGAAGGCGACGACGGAGAGAAAGAATTTGAGATCGGAGGAGACGTGCGATTTGTGTAGGACTTGGAGTGCGTTGAGGTCTTGGACGAATTTTCCAAGGCGGAAGGACTTGCGGCTGATGTCGACACTGGTGGAGATGGAGGGtcggagaagaaaggagaaaaaatgagaaagagggGTATGGCCGACGATGATGGAAAAGGAGGTTGATAATGGTTATTCACGGTGGGGGAGATGATGGTGAGAacgggaaagagagagagagaaaaagagaggggtgtgtgatgatgatgatggtggggGGATAGACGAGGGgtatagagagagaaaaacagAGGGGAGtgtgatgatgacgatgatgatgatagtGGGGGGATAGACCAGGggtataattgtaaaaaaaatattaattatctaaaaattaattataacgataaaattgatataaatcgaaaacttgaaggataaaattgaaataaattaaaacttagggatatttttgaaatttttaacaaacattaaggacaaaaaatatactttatccttttaaaatttttaccaaattttaagaataaaaaatatattttatcctattttttgttttctctatataGGATAATTCACACAAACAAAATTATTTGAGAATCAAAATTACCCCTATATCCTAAAGTGAATTAGCTTATATACATGTCctagaaacaattaaatttaatttacacaTTTTCAATGTAAATCAAatcaattgaatttaatttatactATAATAAAAGCACATGGTAAATCGAATCAATATTATTTTTGCAGCATATAAATATAAATCAGTTTACTTAGAGTtaatataaatcgaatttaatagTTATAATTTACATAGAATTAGTGTGAAAAATAGACATGCATATAAGCTTTTTCGTTTTAGGACATTGATAGAATATTATTCtctatttaatttgtttgtgtgGATTACCtcactctatatataaaaataatacaattagatattaatataaaaaaattaatagttataaaattaacttaaaattaatattttttaaaataattaaatattaattctaattattaatcacaacattaatattctcttcaaattatatataataaatacttaaaaaaatagataaaatatgaattaaaaaataaacggtaaaaatttgaaattaaataaaaaactaaaagaatATACAtactataataacaataatatattttCATGTAAATAATATTACGAAATTTTTTTTAACcgtattaattataaatttaaattattttttataattttatgaattatttgagttatattattttattaatttatttattttttagaataaaaaggtAGTGAGAAATAAATAActgagagagaaaaaagagagaaagatgaaaaaaggagagaaataatttgttaattttagaggaaaaaattttattttaatcgtAATAAAAGGATATTTTATCACATATTTTGGtttgtcaaattaataatataaaatataaattgtaagtatatataaaataaaaaagaataaagaggaataaaaaagaaaagagagatagataaaaaaagggtaaaaaactCAAATAAGCCAAGCTGAAATTTTTTTACACAAATCTGCGAAACCAAAATCTGCTTCGTGAATCCACCAATTCACATTTATATGTAATTCAAACCAACTttattcgaactctatctctacataattcgaaccagctgggTTCGAATTATACATAAACACAGGCatacactaattcgaaccagctgaattcgaattatacacaaacacacgcacacactaattcgaaccagctgggttcgaattatacactttttaaaaaattaataatttaaaaattaaaaaatatattttattttatacattaaaaaaaagctaacaaaatatttaattaggagacttctttaaaatattaatgagctattaatttgaatttc
This genomic window contains:
- the LOC112791519 gene encoding isoflavone 4'-O-methyltransferase yields the protein MDLSANSNGTSSSEESELYHAQIHLYKHVYNWVSSMALKAVMELGVADVIHNHGKPLTLSHLASKLNLHPSKVGALHRFLRLLTHNGFFAKTKLLEGQEEEDAYALTPPSKLLIKSKPTNLSPVVKGSLHWSSLNMWHSSEKWFTEDKEQTMHETSSGGQSFWDFLNNNPDCIAMFQDAMAADSYMFKIALKECRHVFENLGSIVDVGGGTGGVSKLIHQEFPQLKCTVFDQPEVVGNLKGDGNLNFVAGDMFKSIPSADAVLLKWILHDWNDEQALKILKNSKEAISERGKEGKVIIIDISIDETSDDKELIELKLDYDLVMLAMFNGKEREKKEWDKLIHEAGYSRYTITPICGFKSLIEVYP